The Thermobispora bispora DSM 43833 genome window below encodes:
- a CDS encoding ABC-F family ATP-binding cassette domain-containing protein — MNLVNLESVSHAYGPKRLLHNVSLGIGADDRIGVVGRNGCGKTTLISVISGELRPDEGRVTHARGLRIGKLSQRDELDPDATVRDLVLDGRPEHEWAADPRVREVVAALLGSVDLGAKAGELSGGERRRVALARVLVSEHDLIILDEPTNHLDIEAITWLARHLNARRTAVLVVTHDRWFLDEVTTRTWEVVDGSVERYEGGYAAYVLAKAERARLAEAAEARRQNLLRKEIAWLRRGPPARTSKPKFRIKAAEALIADVPPPRETVELVRFATARLGKTVIDLEDVTLHADGSGAGPRVLDRCTYRFGPGDRIGLIGVNGAGKSTVLRLLAQEMRPTSGRVVHGKTVRLAHLSQDLSELDPRRRVLECVEEVRKHVRVGKKEWSASQLLERLGFRGEAQWKPVGDLSGGERRRLQLLRLIMAEPNVLLLDEPTNDLDIETLNELEDLLDGWPGTLVVVSHDRYFLERVTDHCVALLGDGKLSLLPGGVDEYLRRRAAGQAVSARAASGSSAAAAGGRGDARAAARNGAQAGTLSAKEQRELQKELSRLERQLDRLSEQEARLHAEMAAAATDYARLAELDAELREVVAQKETVEAEWLGIAERLEAG; from the coding sequence ATGAACCTGGTCAACCTCGAATCCGTCTCCCACGCGTACGGGCCGAAGCGGCTGCTCCATAACGTCTCCCTCGGCATCGGGGCGGACGACCGCATCGGCGTCGTGGGACGCAACGGCTGCGGGAAGACCACGCTCATCTCGGTCATCTCGGGAGAGCTGCGGCCCGATGAGGGCCGGGTCACCCACGCCCGTGGGCTGCGGATCGGCAAGCTCTCCCAGCGGGATGAGCTCGACCCGGACGCGACCGTGCGCGACCTCGTGCTCGACGGCCGGCCCGAGCACGAGTGGGCCGCCGACCCCCGGGTGCGCGAGGTCGTCGCCGCCCTGCTCGGGAGCGTCGATCTCGGGGCCAAGGCCGGAGAGCTCTCCGGCGGCGAGCGCCGCCGGGTCGCCCTCGCCCGCGTGCTCGTCAGCGAGCACGATCTGATCATCCTCGACGAGCCCACCAACCACCTCGACATCGAGGCGATCACCTGGCTCGCCCGGCACCTCAACGCCCGGCGTACCGCGGTGCTCGTGGTCACGCACGACCGGTGGTTCCTCGACGAGGTGACCACCCGCACCTGGGAGGTCGTGGACGGCTCGGTCGAGCGGTACGAGGGCGGTTACGCCGCCTACGTGCTCGCCAAGGCCGAGCGGGCGCGCCTGGCGGAGGCGGCCGAGGCGCGCCGGCAGAACCTGCTGCGGAAAGAGATCGCGTGGCTGCGCCGTGGGCCACCGGCCCGGACGTCCAAGCCGAAGTTCCGCATCAAGGCCGCGGAGGCGCTGATCGCCGACGTGCCCCCGCCCCGCGAGACCGTGGAGCTGGTGCGGTTCGCCACCGCGCGGCTCGGCAAGACCGTGATCGACCTGGAGGACGTCACCCTCCACGCCGACGGCAGCGGAGCGGGCCCGCGCGTGCTCGACCGCTGCACCTACCGGTTCGGCCCGGGCGACCGGATCGGCCTGATCGGGGTGAACGGCGCGGGCAAGTCGACGGTGCTGCGGCTCCTCGCGCAGGAGATGCGGCCCACCTCCGGCCGGGTGGTGCACGGCAAGACGGTACGGCTCGCCCACCTGTCGCAGGACCTGTCCGAGCTCGATCCGCGGCGGCGGGTGCTGGAGTGCGTCGAAGAGGTCCGCAAGCACGTCCGCGTGGGCAAGAAGGAGTGGTCGGCCTCCCAGCTCCTGGAGCGCCTCGGGTTCCGCGGTGAGGCGCAGTGGAAGCCGGTCGGCGACCTGTCCGGCGGGGAGCGGCGCCGGCTCCAGCTCCTCCGGCTGATCATGGCCGAGCCGAACGTGCTCCTGCTCGACGAGCCCACCAACGACCTGGACATCGAGACGCTCAACGAGCTGGAGGACCTGCTCGACGGCTGGCCGGGCACGCTCGTGGTGGTCAGCCACGACCGCTACTTCCTCGAGCGGGTGACCGACCACTGCGTGGCCCTGCTCGGCGACGGCAAGCTGTCGCTGCTGCCCGGCGGGGTGGACGAGTACCTGCGGCGGCGGGCGGCCGGGCAGGCCGTGTCCGCCCGGGCCGCCTCCGGCTCTTCGGCCGCGGCCGCCGGGGGCCGGGGGGACGCGCGCGCGGCTGCCCGGAACGGTGCCCAGGCCGGCACGCTCTCGGCGAAGGAGCAGCGGGAGCTGCAGAAGGAGCTGAGCCGGCTGGAGCGGCAGCTCGACCGGCTCAGCGAGCAGGAGGCCCGGCTGCACGCCGAGATGGCCGCGGCGGCCACCGACTACGCACGCCTGGCCGAGCTCGACGCCGAGCTGCGCGAGGTGGTCGCGCAGAAGGAGACCGTCGAGGCCGAATGGCTCGGCATCG